Proteins from one Ricinus communis isolate WT05 ecotype wild-type chromosome 9, ASM1957865v1, whole genome shotgun sequence genomic window:
- the LOC8280198 gene encoding uncharacterized protein LOC8280198 has protein sequence MPFPMKIQPIDIDCQNSAVPARAEPVKPVLKSRLKRLFDRQFRVSSVEKQSVSEGNKDGGSEFEPSSVCLAKMVQNYIEESNEKPPPLFRGGRHRCNCFNGNNNDSSDDEFDVFGGSGGGFGESISNGSFGDASDILKSLIPCASVSERNLLADTAMIVEKNKNCKQKDDLRKIITDGLSSLGYNSSICKSKWDKSPSHPAGEYEYIDVIIEGERVLIDMDFRSEFEIARSTGAYKAILQSLPHIFVGKPDRLGQIVSIVSEAAKQSLKKKGMHFPPWRRAEYMRAKWLSPFTRLKNDSVSSTTSMSESEKHDDCSVASDDCGELELIFGDKMSPLDSNSSSPSLLKIPDEEDENEKVKEEFMTWQPPALKPKSIDRGAKMVTGLASLLKEKP, from the exons ATGCCTTTTCCCATGAAGATCCAACCGATTGATATTGACTGTCAGAATTCAGCAGTTCCGGCAAGGGCTGAACCGGTCAAGCCGGTTCTGAAATCGCGTCTAAAGAGACTGTTTGACCGCCAGTTTCGAGTTTCATCGGTAGAAAAACAGAGTGTTAGTGAAGGGAACAAAGATGGAGGTTCTGAATTTGAACCTAGCTCCGTTTGTTTGGCAAAAATGGTGCAAAATTACATCGAGGAAAGTAACGAGAAGCCGCCGCCGCTGTTTCGCGGTGGCCGCCATAGATGTAATTGCTTTAACGGGAATAATAACGACAGCTCCGATGATGAATTTGATGTGTTTGGTGGTAGTGGTGGCGGTTTTGGTGAATCAATTAGCAATGGATCATTTGGTGACGCCTCTGATATTCTCaag AGCTTGATTCCCTGCGCTAGTGTTTCCGAGAGAAACCTTTTAGCTGATACAGCAATGATCGTcgagaaaaacaaaaactgCAAACAGAAAGACGATCTGAGAAAGATTATAACCGATGGATTATCATCTCTTGGTTATAACTCCTCtatttgcaagtccaaatggGATAAATCCCCCTCTCACCCTGCCG GAGAATATGAGTATATAGATGTGATAATCGAAGGAGAGAGAGTTTTGATCGATATGGACTTCAGATCGGAGTTTGAAATAGCGAGATCAACTGGTGCTTACAAGGCAATTCTACAGTCTCTGCCACATATCTTCGTTGGAAAACCGGATCGGTTGGGCCAGATTGTGTCAATCGTATCGGAAGCAGCGAAAcagagtttgaaaaagaaaggcaTGCATTTTCCTCCTTGGAGGAGAGCAGAGTATATGCGTGCTAAATGGCTCTCTCCTTTCACCAGACTAAAGAACGACAGCGTTTCATCAACTACTTCCATGTCAGAAAGCGAGAAACACGATGACTGTTCAGTTGCGAGCGATGACTGTGGTGAACTTGAGCTGATTTTTGGCGACAAAATGTCGCCGTTGGATAGTAATTCTTCCTCGCCGTCTTTGTTAAAAATTCCCGACGAGGAGGATGAGAATGAGAAAGTAAAGGAGGAGTTCATGACGTGGCAGCCACCGGCTTTGAAACCCAAAAGTATAGATAGAGGAGCGAAGATGGTGACTGGATTAGCTTCTCTGCTCAAGGAGAAACCATAa
- the LOC8280196 gene encoding pentatricopeptide repeat-containing protein At1g50270 encodes MSASKELTTLLYHHKILKHFKQIHSFLITHGLSDHTFFLTKRLHSPTLYQTDHIETLPSTIHLWNTIISGFSISFQPQKSLLYYTIMRRIGILPDNQTYNLLLKSYPQLENRKPFDIYAHIVKYGLDFDNSVTNSLITAFSNCGCVQFAHQVLDESPHRNLVTWTAMIDGYVRNGFPVDGIKCFKKMRSMGVKIDEITVVSVLCAAGMAGDVWFGRWVHGFYVESGRVKWDVYIGSSLLDMYCKCGYCDDACKLFNEMPVKNIVCWSALIAGYVQCNRFKDALLLFQDMLLTDVRPNQCTLSSVLTASAQLGALDRGRWVHDYIDRNSLEMNSILGTALIDMYAKCGCISEAYVVFNKLHIKNVYTWTAMINGLAMHGDALSSLNLFSHMISNGVQPNGVTFVGILNACAHGGLVHIGRGLFDMMKHMYNLEPNVDHYGCMVDLLGRAGYLEDAIKLIEDMPVKPTPGVWGALFGACMIHKAFNLGEYVGNLLIRLQPSHSGRYALLANMYSEYGKWDAAAHVRKIMKGKGIEKKPGHSWIEVNGLVRKFIAFDGSHSESCDLYDMLNNIMDQLKLADHLPETKSLTFDIVTFDA; translated from the coding sequence ATGTCTGCAAGCAAGGAGCTGACCACATTACTATACCatcacaaaattttaaaacatttcAAGCAAATTCACTCTTTTCTCATCACTCATGGCCTCTCGGACCACACGTTCTTCCTTACTAAACGCCTCCATTCCCCTACTCTATACCAAACCGACCACATTGAGACACTACCCAGTACCATCCATTTATGGAACACCATTATCAGTGGCTTCTCTATCAGTTTTCAACCCCAaaaatctcttctttattATACAATAATGCGCCGAATTGGTATTCTTCCAGATAACCAAACATACAATTTGCTTCTCAAGTCGTATCCGCAGTTGGAAAATCGAAAACCATTTGACATTTACGCTCATATCGTGAAGTACGGCTTGGATTTTGACAATTCGGTGACAAATTCTCTGATCACTGCATTTTCAAACTGTGGGTGCGTTCAGTTTGCACATCAAGTGCTTGATGAAAGTCCACATAGGAATTTGGTTACTTGGACTGCAATGATTGATGGGTATGTTAGAAACGGTTTTCCTGTTGATggaataaaatgtttcaaaaagATGAGATCAATGGGTGTGAAGATTGATGAGATAACTGTTGTTAGTGTTCTTTGTGCAGCAGGGATGGCTGGTGATGTTTGGTTTGGAAGATGGGTTCATGGTTTTTATGTAGAATCAGGAAGAGTGAAATGGGATGTTTATATTGGTAGTTCTCTACTAGATATGTACTGTAAATGCGGTTATTGTGATGACGCCTGTAAACTGTTTAATGAAATGCCAGTGAAAAATATCGTTTGTTGGAGTGCGTTGATAGCTGGTTATGTGCAATGTAATAGATTCAAGGATGCATTACTTCTCTTTCAGGACATGCTACTGACTGATGTTAGACCTAACCAATGTACTTTGTCTAGTGTTCTCACTGCTTCAGCTCAACTGGGTGCATTGGATCGAGGAAGATGGGTGCATGATTATATAGATAGGAACTCGTTAGAAATGAATTCAATTCTTGGGACAGCACTGATAGATATGTATGCAAAATGTGGCTGTATAAGTGAGGCTTATGTGGTGTTCAATAAGTTGCATATAAAAAATGTCTACACTTGGACTGCCATGATTAATGGTTTGGCAATGCATGGAGACGCCTTAAGCTCGTTGAATCTTTTCAGTCACATGATTAGTAACGGGGTTCAGCCAAATGGAGTTACCTTCGTTGGTATTCTCAATGCTTGTGCTCATGGAGGTCTTGTACACATTGGACGTGGATTGTTTGATATGATGAAGCACATGTATAATTTGGAGCCGAATGTAGATCATTATGGTTGTATGGTTGATCTACTAGGTCGGGCAGGGTACTTGGAGGATGCAATAAAGTTGATTGAAGATATGCCAGTGAAGCCTACACCTGGTGTATGGGGAGCTCTGTTTGGTGCCTGTATGATACACAAGGCTTTTAACCTAGGGGAATATGTAGGGAATCTTTTAATCAGGCTTCAGCCCAGTCACAGTGGTAGATATGCACTCCTAGCAAATATGTATTCAGAATATGGTAAATGGGATGCAGCTGCACATGTAAGAAAGATAATGAAAGGGAAAGGCATTGAGAAGAAACCAGGGCATAGCTGGATAGAAGTGAACGGTTTAGTTCGCAAATTTATTGCCTTTGATGGATCGCATTCTGAATCATGTGATTTATATGATATGTTAAACAATATCATGGATCAGCTGAAGCTTGCTGATCATCTTCCAGAGACCAAATCATTGACATTTGACATAGTGACATTTGAtgcataa
- the LOC112534549 gene encoding uncharacterized protein LOC112534549, with amino-acid sequence MLSRDWEVKVVHVYREANFAQSWLAAYARSRAVGYHLISDSLAETQVHQLRWRPAPTEIAPKNYAAVVAYPHPDRQLLGLPISPKLPPVSNLATRFSMTT; translated from the exons ATGCTTAGCAGAGACTGGGAAGTGAAGGTCGTTCATGTTTACAGAGAAGCTAATTTCGCTCAGAGTTGGCTTGCTGCGTATGCTCGTTCTCGTGCTGTTGGTTATCATCTCATTTCTGATTCCCTTGCAG AGACTCAAGTGCATCAGCTTCGGTGGCGTCCCGCTCCTACGGAGATCGCTCCGAAGAACTACGCGGCGGTTGTGGCTTATCCCCACCCCGACCGGCAGCTGCTGGGTCTCCCCATCTCTCCTAAACTTCCCCCGGTCTCCAATTTGGCCACCCGATTTTCAATGACTACTTAA